A segment of the Chitinophagaceae bacterium genome:
TAAAGCAGGCAACAGATCAACATACTTGGTATGACTTTGCACCAGCATTTCACCAATACCTGCAGCACCACCAAAATTTCCATCGATCTGGAACGGTGGATGTGCATCAAATAAATTCGGATAACTACCTGCTCCACCTTTCACCGGGCTCAATAACATTTTCACCATCGTAAATGCATGTTCACCATCTTTAAATCTTGCCCAGCAATTGATCTTCCAACCAAGGCTCCAGCCGGTTGCTTCATCACCACGAAAGAGCAAAGATTGTTTTGCCGCATTCATCAACGCAGGAGATTCATCATAGTTAATTTCATTACCGGGATACATGCCCCACAAATGCGAAATATGACGATGCTTGTTGCTGGGATCATCTTTATCCTGCATCCATTCCTGCAACTGTCCATGTTTTCCGATCAAATTTGGAGCGATCTGTTTGTACTTTTCTTTTAATGTATTTCGCAATGCAACATCTGTATTCAATAGTTCACTTGCTTCAATCACATGCTGAAATAATGCACGGATGATCTGGTGATCCATTGTTGGGCCAGCAACCAAACCACCTTGTTCCGGTGAGTTAGATGGTGAACTAATGAGATACCCTGTTGCCGGATCTTTTACAAGGACACTGTTAAAGAACAAGGCAGCTTCTTTCATTATAGGATATGCCCTGTTACGTAAAAAGTTTTTATCCTGCGTAAACAGGTAACGTTCCCACAAATGCTGACATAACCATGCACCACCTGTTTGCCATATACCGTGATTGGCAGCGTTGATCGGCGCAGTACCTCTCCACACATCGGTGTTGTGATGCAATACCCAACCCGGCGCATTGTAATGATCTTTTGCAGTTTGTTTTCCTGTAACTGCCAATTCACTGATCATATCAAACAATGGTTCATGCATCGGCGATAAGTTCAACAACTCTGCAGGCCAGTAATTCATTTCTGCATTGATATTCGTTGTGTACTTACTTCCCCATGGTGGATTAACAAGATCATTCCAGATACCTTGCAGATTTGCTGGTCTTGTACCGGGGCGTGATGATGAGATCAATAAATATCTTCCATACTGTACATACAATGCAGCAAAGGATGGATCATCGCCTTTTGCAAAATTGTTCAACCGCTCTTCTGTAGACTGTTCGGCTTTCTTGCCATCGCCCATTACAATTGAAAAGGTGTTGAACCATTTTTTATACTCAGCAATATGAGATGCTTTAATTTGCTGATAAGTTTTCCCGACAACAGATGCCAATGCATTGATGCAAGGCAATTTCGGATCAGCAGTAATGTCTTTATAGTTTTTGTAATTAGTTCCTGCCGTTAAATAGATTGTAGCCTCATCAGCATTACTAATTATCAATTCCCCATTATCAATTCGCATGGTTCCTGCTTTTGCAACAACACGCATATAACTTTCGCCACGTAATGCACCTGTTCTTACTTTAAACGATAACACAACATCGTTATTAACTTTTGTAATTGCATAATTTTTATGCGGACTGCTTAACTCAGCGGTAAAGCTGATACTTGCCTTTTGAGATGCCGTAAGATTAATAACGATTGCCTGGTTAGGCTGACTAACAAAATATTCTCTCTTGAAATTTATGCCATTTGCTCTGTACGACGTAGTTGCAATTGCATTGGCAATATCCAGTTCTCTTCTGTAACTGGTTGCACTACTTGTATTGCTGAATTTTAAATTCAGATCACCAAACGGCTGATACGATGCCTGGTATACTCCAACAGGTGGCGGATTATCACTCTCTACAAAATATTTCCATTCTCCATTCAATGAAATTCTTGCTTCTTCATTGCTTACTGGATAAACGCCGATATGTTTCACCGTATCCTTATAACCATAAATGCCGCCCTTATCAGAAAAGTTGAGCACTAAAATGGCAATTGTATTTTTTCCTTTGTGCAGAATATTTTTTGCAACAGTATATTTTCTTCCTTCTGTGTTTTGCTGACTGCCAACCAACTGTCCATTCACATAAGTATAATCCCAATCACGAATGCGGTTGAAATCAAAAAACATATCTTCTTCTTTCCAATCATCAGGCAATACAAAACTTTTACGAAACCACACTGCACCATCCAATCCTTCATGTCCAACAGTTTCCCACCCATCCCAACTCGGCACCGTCATTGTTTGCCATTTACTGTCATCAAAACCTGGTGCGGTATATTTTTTATCTGTCGTTACTTTATTTATCCAACCTGCTTTTTCGCCATCATAACTTTTCAAACCCATGAACTCCTTTTCCGCTAATGCTTCGGCCTCTTTTTGTTTGCCTTGAAATAACAACTGTCGAATACTGTCTAAATATTTATATGCAC
Coding sequences within it:
- a CDS encoding glycoside hydrolase N-terminal domain-containing protein — encoded protein: MVQKKTYLALAVTFCCLQMLQAQDLKLWYPKPAVKWTEALPLGNGRIGAMLFGGIENDRIQYNEETLWNGEPRVYSRPGAYKYLDSIRQLLFQGKQKEAEALAEKEFMGLKSYDGEKAGWINKVTTDKKYTAPGFDDSKWQTMTVPSWDGWETVGHEGLDGAVWFRKSFVLPDDWKEEDMFFDFNRIRDWDYTYVNGQLVGSQQNTEGRKYTVAKNILHKGKNTIAILVLNFSDKGGIYGYKDTVKHIGVYPVSNEEARISLNGEWKYFVESDNPPPVGVYQASYQPFGDLNLKFSNTSSATSYRRELDIANAIATTSYRANGINFKREYFVSQPNQAIVINLTASQKASISFTAELSSPHKNYAITKVNNDVVLSFKVRTGALRGESYMRVVAKAGTMRIDNGELIISNADEATIYLTAGTNYKNYKDITADPKLPCINALASVVGKTYQQIKASHIAEYKKWFNTFSIVMGDGKKAEQSTEERLNNFAKGDDPSFAALYVQYGRYLLISSSRPGTRPANLQGIWNDLVNPPWGSKYTTNINAEMNYWPAELLNLSPMHEPLFDMISELAVTGKQTAKDHYNAPGWVLHHNTDVWRGTAPINAANHGIWQTGGAWLCQHLWERYLFTQDKNFLRNRAYPIMKEAALFFNSVLVKDPATGYLISSPSNSPEQGGLVAGPTMDHQIIRALFQHVIEASELLNTDVALRNTLKEKYKQIAPNLIGKHGQLQEWMQDKDDPSNKHRHISHLWGMYPGNEINYDESPALMNAAKQSLLFRGDEATGWSLGWKINCWARFKDGEHAFTMVKMLLSPVKGGAGSYPNLFDAHPPFQIDGNFGGAAGIGEMLVQSHTKYVDLLPALPAAFADGEVKGICVRGGFILDMKWNAGKLVKLSVRSKTGNDLVLRYNGKIITVKTKANTVYNFDGALKQL